A genomic region of Raphanus sativus cultivar WK10039 chromosome 6, ASM80110v3, whole genome shotgun sequence contains the following coding sequences:
- the LOC108811561 gene encoding callose synthase 2 — protein MSQTASKLGMVTLDSEVVPSSLVEIAPILRVANEVEASNPRVAYLCRFYAFEKAGKLDPTSSGRGVPQFKTALLRRLEHENETTLAVRQHSDGREMQRFYQHYHKKYIQALANSAGKDDRAQRTKEYQTASVLFEVSKAVNQTEDVEVPDENLEAHTKFEEKIQIDVPYNNLPHDPDCQNQAITRFPKIQATVTALCNTRGLPWPAGHKKKLDEDMLDWLQTTFGFQKDNVTNQRENLILLLTNVHIRQFPRPEQQPNLDDYALSIVMKKLFKNYKKWCKYLGRKSSLWLPTIQQEVQQRKLLYMGLYLLIWGEAANLRFMPACLCYIYHHMAFELYGILAGSVSSMTGERVKPAYGGEDEAFLQKVVTPIDKTVAKEAKRSREGKLKHSERRHYDDFNEYFWSVRCFRLGWPMRADAEFFCQTAEELRKSYRWFSASALGRLFSIQRRRNDDVSDTFDKILKMM, from the exons ATGTCTCAAACTGCTAGTAAACTTGGAATGGTTACTCTGGACAGTGAAGTGGTGCCATCGTCACTCGTGGAGATTGCTCCGATCCTCCGTGTAGCCAACGAAGTAGAAGCTAGTAACCCTCGCGTTGCTTACTTAT GTCGGTTTTATGCGTTTGAGAAGGCAGGCAAGCTTGATCCCACATCAAGTGGTCGTGGTGTTCCCCAGTTCAAGACTGCGCTTCTTCGGCGCTTAGAACAT GAGAATGAAACAACTCTTGCAGTAAGGCAGCATAGTGACGGACGCGAAATGCAACGTTTCTATCAACATTACCACAAGAAATACATCCAGGCTTTGGCCAACTCTGCTGGGAAAGATGACCG TGCTCAACGTACAAAGGAATATCAAACTGCTTCGGTTCTCTTTGAAGTCTCGAAGGCTGTTAATCAGACTGAAGATGTGGAAGTGCCTGATGAG AATCTAGAAGCCCACACAAAGTTTGAAGAAAAAATCCAAATCGACGTGCCTTACAACAATCTTCCCCATGACCCTGATTGTCAAAATCAGGCTATAACGCGATTTCCTAAG ATACAAGCCACAGTTACCGCACTTTGTAACACTAGGGGTCTACCATGGCCAGCAGGCCACAAGAAGAAACTCGATGAAGATATGCTAGATTGGCTTCAAACAACGTTTGGTTTTCAG AAAGATAATGTTACCAATCAAAGAGAGAACTTGATTTTGTTACTTACCAATGTACACATTCGACAGTTTCCGAGACCTGAACAACAACCAAAt TTGGATGATTACGCATTGAGTATTGTGATGAAGAAACTTTTCAAAAACTACAAAAAGTGGTGCAAATACTTGGGTCGGAAAAGCAGCCTCTG GTTGCCGACCATTCAACAAGAGGTTCAGCAGCGGAAACTGCTATATATGGGACTTTATCTCTTGATATGGGGAGAGGCTGCAAACCTAAGATTCATGCCAGCGTGCCTTTGCTATATATATCACCAT ATGGCTTTTGAATTGTACGGGATATTGGCTGGGAGTGTTAGTTCAATGACAGGGGAGCGAGTAAAACCGGCATATGGTGGTGAAGATGAAGCCTTCCTGCAGAAAGTAGTGACTCCTATAGACAAGACAGTAGCTAAG GAAGCAAAGAGAAGTAGAGAAGGAAAGTTGAAGCATTCTGAGAGGAGACACTATGACGACTTTAATGAGTACTTTTG GTCAGTTCGGTGCTTTCGGTTAGGGTGGCCTATGCGAGCTGATGCTGAATTCTTTTGTCAGACAGCTGAGGAACTTCGAAAAAGTTATAGATGGTTCTCTGCTTCTGCTCTTGGACGTCTATTTTCTATCCAACGAAGGAGGAACGATGACGTCAGTGATACATTtgataaaatattgaaaatgatgtaa
- the LOC108809667 gene encoding uncharacterized protein LOC108809667, translating into MGRDNEGSPPVPLHLCVFVFILLMFVTISWYASYEPVIEGFTDQLKLALMASPLLLLLAVHFLSNGEGGRMVTSLIPMNERESLYRAGGTPWGVAFMLVFLFFMVSYKSQFQERWFPLR; encoded by the coding sequence ATGGGAAGAGATAACGAAGGAAGCCCTCCAGTTCCACTACATCTCTGCGTCTTCGTTTTCATCCTCTTAATGTTCGTAACGATTTCATGGTATGCGAGCTATGAACCAGTTATAGAAGGTTTTACGGACCAGCTCAAGCTTGCTCTCATGGCTTCTCCTCTGCTTTTGCTCTTGGCCGTTCATTTTCTATCCAATGGTGAAGGAGGAAGGATGGTGACGTCATTGATACCTATGAATGAGAGAGAGTCTTTGTATAGAGCTGGAGGAACGCCGTGGGGAGTGGCATTCATGcttgtcttcctcttcttcatggTTTCGTATAAGTCTCAGTTTCAAGAACGTTGGTTTCCTCTAAGATGA
- the LOC108810467 gene encoding uncharacterized protein LOC108810467 — protein MGSEVINPIKPRFDLSMSRRTRKPWSSSLVNEMQHQVLSTQSSQQEKESEQDEDREIDRKSLNNLMRSEQESNGEANATNKNSLGQHFGEDEGIKQTMQVVVKKQGGENGVKFKGMMGRYVKVLSGLMKAKRDRKTSALRFKT, from the coding sequence ATGGGAAGTGAAGTAATAAATCCTATCAAACCACGGTTCGATCTGAGCATGTCGAGAAGAACCCGAAAACCATGGTCCTCCAGTCTCGTCAACGAGATGCAACATCAAGTCCTGTCCACGCAAAGCTCACAACAAGAGAAAGAATCAGAGCAAGACGAGGACCGAGAGATTGATCGTAAGAGTTTGAACAATCTAATGAGAAGCGAGCAAGAATCAAACGGAGAAGCTAATGCTACCAACAAGAACTCTCTAGGTCAACATTTCGGGGAAGACGAAGGGATCAAGCAGACGATGCAAGTGGTGGTCAAGAAGCAAGGTGGGGAAAATGGTGTAAAATTCAAAGGTATGATGGGTCGATATGTTAAGGTGTTGAGCGGTTTGATGAAGGCCAAACGTGACCGTAAGACATCGGCCTTGCGGTTTAAAACCTGA
- the LOC108808706 gene encoding uncharacterized protein LOC108808706 — translation MASLTPGVLSNLLELAAGKVTPSSPPLFSSHRFPLLQVIEIVPCLSDNQWRSERFFVKVSDSLHAAYVAVSAADDADLIRSDELQLGQFVYIRGGLHVEKGCPVPVVRGLKPVPKRRTCVGNPSDLVSSDLLLDFPRVSVDTTTKENKKKKKNLGGETRRFSLDSARRSCWDHTSPPVTRRRDAALLLSSSPRLKPKLVLSDKNLPKNESPSKHLNCETPTLRNRNVVKPASPVAISKSPKDGIKPLSKAVTPSVAYYKLPSSHRTWSDQRISWTGLPKTIQSLGKEVSSHRQVAVKAAVKALEEASAMESVLLSLQSFAELCDSFKHLSAGQVVRRFLDIYHSTQNTGQALCLLLTHNGSCRSAGKKNAAVWVQDAVVTGFSQFNLFKEPEKQDDAASPGDHHHHYIVIQKSSEKLSPKETTTSPRNQTYKGLKLPSAKHCFVSERSNLEGKNRLKESLSLAEELLRVSSQWFLKYLENSLKKWSFFVKNEEANGKDSLIGNLKAVNCWLDDLISNRGEISEKVEDLRKKLQRFLLRHIESAIGETM, via the exons ATGGCGTCCCTCACTCCCGGAGTTCTCTCCAACCTCCTCGAACTCGCCGCCGGAAAAGTCACTCCTTCTTCTCCGCCGTTGTTTTCTTCGCACCGTTTCCCGCTCCTCCAGGTCATAGAGATCGTCCCCTGTCTCTCCGACAACCAGTGGCGCAGCGAACGGTTCTTCGTCAAAGTCTCCGACTCTCTCCACGCCGCTTACGTCGCCGTTTCCGCCGCCGACGACGCCGATCTGATACGCTCCGATGAGTTACAGCTGGGACAGTTCGTTTACATCCGCGGCGGTCTACACGTCGAGAAAGGGTGTCCTGTTCCCGTCGTCCGTGGGCTTAAGCCTGTCCCGAAGCGGCGGACGTGCGTTGGAAACCCTAGCGATCTCGTCTCTAGCGACTTGCTTCTTGATTTTCCTCGGGTCTCGGTTGATACGACGACCAAggagaataagaagaagaagaagaatctcgGTGGTGAGACGAGGAGGTTTAGCTTGGATTCCGCGAGACGGAGTTGTTGGGATCATACTAGTCCTCCGGTGACTCGCCGCCGTGACGCCGCGttgcttctttcttcttccccaCGTCTCAAACCCAAATTG GTCTTGAGTGATAAGAATCTGCCAAAGAATGAGTCCCCATCAAAGCACCTTAACTGCGAAACCCCTACCTTAAGAAACAGAAACGTGGTTAAGCCTGCATCACCTGTAGCCATATCCAAATCTCCAAAAGATGGTATCAAGCCGTTGTCAAAGGCAGTGACTCCATCAGTTGCGTATTATAAGCTGCCTTCAAGTCACAGGACTTGGTCTGACCAGAGAATCTCATGGACTGGACTCCCCAAAACCATTCAATCGCTTGGAAAG GAAGTTTCGTCACATAGACAAGTAGCAGTAAAGGCCGCAGTAAAAGCACTAGAGGAAGCATCTGCCATGGAGTCTGTTCTGCTAAGTTTACA GTCCTTCGCTGAACTATGCGACTCTTTTAAACATTTATCAGCGGGACAAGTTGTGCGCCGGTTCTTGGACATCTACCACAGTACACAGAACACAGGCCAAGCACTCTGTCTGTTGCTTACTCACAACGGTTCGTGTAGATCAGCAGGTAAGAAAAATGCAGCAGTTTGGGTTCAAGATGCAGTAGTGACGGGTTTTTCCCAATTCAACTTATTCAAAGAGCCTGAAAAACAAGATGATGCTGCTTCTCCCGGAGACCATCATCATCACTacattgttattcaaaaatcCTCTGAGAAACTAAGTCCCAAGGAGACGACAACAAGTCCAAGAAACCAAACTTACAAGGGCCTGAAACTGCCTTCAGcgaaacattgttttgtctctGAGAGAAGTAACTTAGAAGGTAAAAACAGGTTAAAAGAGTCGCTGAGTTTAGCGGAGGAGCTACTCCGAGTTTCCAGCCAATGGTTCTTGAAGTATTTGGAGAACTCACTGAAGAAATGGTCATTCTTTGTGAAGAATGAAGAAGCAAATGGAAAAGACTCACTGATAGGCAACCTTAAAGCAGTAAACTGTTGGCTCGATGATCTGATCTCAAACAGAGGTGAAATCAGTGAGAAAGTCGAAGATTTAAGAAAGAAGCTGCAACGGTTTCTACTTAGACATATAGAATCTGCCATTGGAGAAACAATGTAA
- the LOC108811562 gene encoding callose synthase 1 isoform X2, with product MAFLESEVVPSSLVELAPILRVANEVEASNPRVAYLCRFYTFEKACKIDPTSRHRGVRQFKTALLQRLEHDETIRADRQKGSDACEMQSFYEHYSKTYIQPLLDAADKADRAQLKKAYQTDAIFLEVLKSLKAEVADEVLEAHRKIIERIQILCALDDDDDIFEECPPQEPIGVQECPPQDPIGVEESKLKGENVDQTSFLINTIEEGNKQLLEQLKKTNEQRQQILDIQSKTYALKEIGEENKILLLDLSSIQNPHIRSFMEGEQTRILQKRNYQY from the exons ATGGCTTTTCTGGAGAGTGAAGTGGTGCCATCTTCTCTTGTGGAGCTTGCACCAATCCTTCGTGTAGCCAATGAAGTAGAAGCTAGTAACCCCCGTGTTGCTTACTTAT GTCGGTTTTATACGTTTGAGAAGGCATGCAAGATTGATCCCACATCACGTCATCGTGGTGTTCGCCAGTTCAAGACTGCGCTTCTTCAACGCTTAGAACAT GATGAAACAATTCGTGCAGATAGGCAGAAGGGTAGTGATGCTTGCGAAATGCAAAGCTTTTATGAACACTACAGCAAGACATATATTCAGCCATTGCTAGACGCTGCTGACAAAGCTGACCG TGCTCAACTCAAAAAGGCATATCAAACTGACGCTATTTTCCTTGAAGTCTTGAAGTCGTTAAAAGCGGAAGTGGCTGATGAG GTTTTGGAAGCCCATAGAAAGATCATTGAAAGAATCCAGATTCTATGTGCCTTGGATGACGATGATGACATTTTTGAGGAATGTCCACCTCAAGAACCAATTGGAGTTCAGGAATGCCCACCTCAAGACCCAATTGGAGTTGAAGAATCCAAACTGAAAGGAGAAAATGTTGATCAAACATCTTTTCTTATTAATACTATAGAAGAAGGAAACAAACAACTTCTAGAGCAATTGAAGAAGACAAACGAACAAAGACAACAGATTCTGGATATTCAAAGTAAAACTTACGCACTGAAAGAAATTGGAGAGGAAAACAAGATCTTACTGCTGGACTTGAGTTCTATACAAAATCCGCATATTCGTTCATTTATGGAGGGTGAACAAACAAGGATTTTGCAAAAGCGTAATTATCAATACTGA
- the LOC108808705 gene encoding B3 domain-containing protein At2g31720-like, giving the protein MTKDGDDNHAEEGSRGEKRCLDLLARLLDSYREEETRSVRGKEEDASESTEISLGMQTTDERNNQQNPTNIRQDTASSSSSLSSVVSQEPVVRAEPLREVQPPVRRVTPEWLITLMRRVRGANAKLVIDKTIQTSDVNPNQGRLLVPFNQIIEMDFLNEAELHIIDDHQRDNNNNKGLDVIVVASDGTRWNAKLRRWNMTRPNYALCSGWNGVVRDAVLKNKVGQIFSLWSFHSQDGTKLYLAFFDPPPARELSPCEVALRQLPQLPTGRRTPRVCVSSSSPPRVSGNLGQCMLDPNQPLVQEMARLEVEQEMHDGRTSLESVTETMTTVDLDIPLVPVRTETASLEAVQETSQESARETTTVDLELRLWFQ; this is encoded by the coding sequence ATGACGAAAGATGGTGATGATAACCACGCCGAGGAGGGTTCCAGAGGTGAGAAGAGATGTCTTGATCTTCTGGCGAGGTTGCTTGACTCTTACCGTGAGGAAGAAACAAGAAGTGTacgaggaaaagaagaagatgctaGTGAATCTACGGAGATTTCATTAGGCATGCAAACGACTGATGAACGCAATAATCAACAAAACCCTACTAATATCCGTCAGGACactgcttcttcttcctcgagtTTGTCCTCTGTGGTGTCTCAAGAACCCGTCGTCAGAGCAGAGCCTCTTAGGGAAGTACAGCCTCCGGTCAGAAGGGTTACACCGGAATGGCTGATTACTCTGATGAGAAGAGTAAGAGGTGCCAACGCCAAGCTGGTGATTGATAAGACGATTCAGACGAGTGATGTCAACCCTAACCAAGGACGTCTCTTGGTTCCCTTTAACCAGATAATAGAGATGGACTTCTTGAACGAGGCAGAGTTGCACATTATAGATGACCATCAAagagataataataataataaaggtCTTGATGTGATCGTGGTCGCATCCGATGGTACAAGATGGAATGCTAAACTAAGGAGATGGAATATGACCCGTCCGAATTACGCCTTATGTTCAGGATGGAACGGCGTCGTCCGCGATGCCGTGCTGAAGAACAAGGTAGGGCAGATTTTTAGCCTATGGTCATTCCACTCCCAAGATGGGACGAAGCTCTATCTAGCCTTCTTTGATCCGCCTCCAGCTAGAGAGTTATCTCCATGTGAAGTGGCACTCAGGCAACTTCCTCAACTTCCAACGGGAAGGAGAACTCCTCGAGTTtgtgtttcatcttcttctccaccaAGAGTTTCCGGCAACCTCGGCCAATGCATGCTAGATCCAAACCAACCATTGGTTCAAGAGATGGCTCGTCTTGAAGTTGAACAAGAGATGCATGATGGGAGGACTTCACTTGAGTCAGTCACAGAGACGATGACGACGGTGGACCTAGATATACCACTGGTTCCAGTGCGAACGGAGACGGCTTCTCTTGAAGCTGTACAAGAGACCTCACAGGAATCAGCCAGAGAGACGACGACGGTGGATCTCGAGCTCAGGCTGTGGTTTCAGTAA
- the LOC108808703 gene encoding putative F-box protein At2g19630, translated as MKKQASLSAMKARRRNVSDSPQTNRRRSSRLSAIDELLLKIPIDLIIEIFSRLPLKSIARCRCVSKQWASVLRGSDFTQFFLTKALARQQLLFYCQKEKEVSFFSSVQPQNVVDEDSSPTAAVDHHMTFPFQRAETISSSVNGFLCINDDREVVWVICNPSTRQSFTLPKMKTRRRSRKIKFLGYDPIEKQHKVLAMIMLEKSVVDHQVLTLGNGNMTWRLIECGIPHYFPGLTSICINGVLYYTARGSSVDDMIVCFDVRSEKYSFVRAAERGMHFATLINFQGKLASTKAARHYFISGRSKSFEIWILDDPEKHEWSKCKFRLPLMWGSPAVKRFVSFVGVTATNEFVFSSFSSEPFYVYYYNFVKNSITRVQIEGMGGFKWDYRVGIFLNHVEDVKLMELF; from the coding sequence ATGAAGAAGCAAGCGTCTCTGTCAGCCATGAAAGCACGGCGGCGCAACGTCTCGGACTCTCCTCAAACCAACCGTCGACGCAGCTCACGACTTAGTGCAATTGACGAGTTACTACTGAAGATCCCAATCGATCTCATCATCGAGATATTCTCGAGGCTGCCACTGAAGTCTATCGCGAGATGTCGTTGCGTATCGAAGCAGTGGGCCTCCGTACTTCGCGGTTCTGACTTCACTCAGTTCTTCTTGACCAAAGCTTTGGCTCGCCAGCAGCTACTGTTCTACTGCCAAAAAGAAAAGGAGGTGAGTTTCTTCTCATCAGTTCAGCCTCAGAATGTTGTTGATGAAGATTCTTCTCCTACAGCGGCCGTTGATCATCATATGACTTTCCCCTTTCAGCGTGCCGAAACTATATCTAGTTCTGTCAATGGCTTTTTATGTATAAACGATGATCGAGAGGTTGTATGGGTGATATGTAACCCTAGCACGAGACAGTCCTTCACTTTACCCAAAATGAAGACAAGGAGGAGAAGTAGGAAGATAAAGTTTTTAGGGTATGATCCTATTGAGAAACAACACAAGGTATTGGCAATGATCATGCTAGAGAAGAGTGTTGTGGACCATCAAGTTCTTACACTAGGAAATGGGAACATGACATGGAGATTGATTGAATGCGGCATACCCCATTATTTTCCAGGGTTAACAAGCATATGCATCAACGGTGTTTTGTATTACACTGCTCGTGGTTCCAGTGTTGATGATATGATAGTTTGCTTTGATGTCAGATCTGAAAAGTACAGCTTTGTTAGAGCCGCGGAGAGAGGAATGCATTTTGCAACTCTGATAAACTTCCAAGGAAAATTGGCTTCAACAAAGGCCGCAAGGCACTATTTTATCAGTGGAAGAAGTAAAAGTTTTGAGATATGGATTCTAGATGACCCTGAAAAACATGAATGGTCTAAATGTAAATTCAGATTACCTCTTATGTGGGGGTCCCCAGCTGTAAAGAGGTTCGTATCTTTTGTTGGAGTGACGGCTACAAATGAATTTGTTTTTTCGTCCTTTTCATCCGAACCTTTCTATGTTTACTACTACAATTTTGTCAAGAACTCTATAACAAGAGTTCAAATCGAGGGAATGGGAGGGTTTAAGTGGGATTATAGAGTTGGCATTTTTCTGAACCATGTAGAGGACGTGAAGCTTATGGAACTGTTTTAG
- the LOC108811562 gene encoding callose synthase 1 isoform X1, which translates to MAFLESEVVPSSLVELAPILRVANEVEASNPRVAYLCRFYTFEKACKIDPTSRHRGVRQFKTALLQRLEHDETIRADRQKGSDACEMQSFYEHYSKTYIQPLLDAADKADRFACSAQLKKAYQTDAIFLEVLKSLKAEVADEVLEAHRKIIERIQILCALDDDDDIFEECPPQEPIGVQECPPQDPIGVEESKLKGENVDQTSFLINTIEEGNKQLLEQLKKTNEQRQQILDIQSKTYALKEIGEENKILLLDLSSIQNPHIRSFMEGEQTRILQKRNYQY; encoded by the exons ATGGCTTTTCTGGAGAGTGAAGTGGTGCCATCTTCTCTTGTGGAGCTTGCACCAATCCTTCGTGTAGCCAATGAAGTAGAAGCTAGTAACCCCCGTGTTGCTTACTTAT GTCGGTTTTATACGTTTGAGAAGGCATGCAAGATTGATCCCACATCACGTCATCGTGGTGTTCGCCAGTTCAAGACTGCGCTTCTTCAACGCTTAGAACAT GATGAAACAATTCGTGCAGATAGGCAGAAGGGTAGTGATGCTTGCGAAATGCAAAGCTTTTATGAACACTACAGCAAGACATATATTCAGCCATTGCTAGACGCTGCTGACAAAGCTGACCG TTTTGCTTGTAGTGCTCAACTCAAAAAGGCATATCAAACTGACGCTATTTTCCTTGAAGTCTTGAAGTCGTTAAAAGCGGAAGTGGCTGATGAG GTTTTGGAAGCCCATAGAAAGATCATTGAAAGAATCCAGATTCTATGTGCCTTGGATGACGATGATGACATTTTTGAGGAATGTCCACCTCAAGAACCAATTGGAGTTCAGGAATGCCCACCTCAAGACCCAATTGGAGTTGAAGAATCCAAACTGAAAGGAGAAAATGTTGATCAAACATCTTTTCTTATTAATACTATAGAAGAAGGAAACAAACAACTTCTAGAGCAATTGAAGAAGACAAACGAACAAAGACAACAGATTCTGGATATTCAAAGTAAAACTTACGCACTGAAAGAAATTGGAGAGGAAAACAAGATCTTACTGCTGGACTTGAGTTCTATACAAAATCCGCATATTCGTTCATTTATGGAGGGTGAACAAACAAGGATTTTGCAAAAGCGTAATTATCAATACTGA